The nucleotide sequence ATGGTGCACTGTGAGCGTTGTCGTTTTTCTTTTCCTCCAGAAAATGAGATGAAATCAAAAGGCCTGTATCGGACAGTATCCGCTCCTGAAGGCATTATCGCACCTGAAACGGATTGATCAGGAACGAGAACAGGCAAATTTCTGTTCGCCAGGTTGTCGGTAGATTATCGATAAATATGAGAAATAAGAGTCTATGAAAATCACAGGAATCAAGCATCAGTGGGGGGATCAACTTCTGAAACGGTGGGGACCCGATCCGGATTCATACAATGTCTATCGGGAATACGATTTTCCAAACTATCAACTTCTCACATATCTCGAAACGATAGAGGGGCCGGATCTCTGGGTTGGTACTTCACATTCGATGATGAATTTCAATGCCCGGGATGCGGAAGACCCCTCCGATCATGTGCCTTCACTGGCGTGGATACACGCATCGCGTGATCCAGGCTGGTATCTGCTTGAATATCCGATGCCTCAGGAATTCTGTCCCTGGTTCAATTTGAAGCAGGGACAGCAGGATCATTCTGAGGCAACCGTCACAACTTATACATATGGCGTAGAGTCGACCGCAGAGATGTTACTGGCTGCCATCGCAGCTGCGGAAACCAATCCCGGACGCACGCGAGCTGACTGGTTGTGGTATATTTGTCCCCGATGTGAGTTTCACTTACCTCAGTACCGGTCACAGTGCGAGCGTTGTGGTTCACATCTGCCGAATCAGGAAGTGATGCAGGCCAGGGGGCTTTATCGGAAATCTCATACCCCGGAAGGGGCCGTAGTTCCCAGTCAAGCGGAAGGGCACGCGGCTGAGACGCAAGACTGACTTGAGAAGCTCAGATGGCTTACAGGACCGATTCGCTAATAAATTAGCTTTTCGTATTGACACGCCTTGTGTAAACGCTAATAATTTAGCGTGTCAGTTTTGAAGCGATTACAGGGAACGGGAAATGTCACAGCATATCGAACTCAGCCGGCGGGAACGCCAGATTATGGATTCGATTTATTCGCGCGGGGAAGCGACCGTGCTGGAGATCCAGAGTGATCTGCCGAACGCACCGACGCCGACCGCGATTCGCACCATGCTGCGTATTCTGATGGATAAGACCATCGTGAGTCGGCATAAGCGGGGACGCGAGTTTGTGTACGCGCCCACATCGCCACGACGACCGGAAGGGACGAAAGCGTTGAAGCATGTGATCCAGACGTTCTTTGATGGTTCCTTTAAGCAGGCTTTAGCGGCGCAGCTGACCAGTGGCGACGATACTCTGACCGACGACGAATTGCGTGAGATGGTCAAACTTATCAAAGCAGCGCGAGAAAAGGGGAATTAAACGATGGATGTATTTTGGGAACTTATTGCGTTTATCGGACAGCCTGATTTCCTGCTGGACCTGGTGATCAAGTCGACCGCGATTCTGGTGGCTGCATTTCTGTTGACACGGTTGTTACAACAGGCGAGCGCCTCTGTGCGGCATACGGTCTGGGGTGCTGCGCTCCTGGCGGTACTGGCTTTGCCTGTCATCAATGCGAGCCTGCCGAAATGGTCGATGGGAACGTTTTCCCTGTCGCAGGCGAATGCTGCAAATACCAGCCAGACAACGTCGGCAGCAGAGCCTGTTGTGAAAACGATACCGTACAACGCTGCAAATACTGCTGCCAGCCAAACAGAAATACCGCCTGCTGTCACGTTCACAACTCAGCACAAGATTCAAAACAGTCGCTCCGCAGACGCGACGTTTTATATTTCACAAGCCATGCAGTGGTTGAGCGTCTGCTGGTTGACGGGAGTGGTGCTGCTGTGTCTGCGACTGGCGGTGATGTCGGTTCGACTTCGTTCAATTGGTCGGCAGTGTGAAATGGTTTCGGAAGGACGCCTGTTTGACATCCTGCAGACCTGTCGCGAAACATTAGGTTGTACGCAGCCTGTCACTTTACTGGTGAAAGAAGAGTGGACGATGCCGATGACATGGGGCATGCTGCGGGCCTCAATTTTACTGCCGCGCGAAGCAGAGCAGTGGTCGGATGAGGAAATCCGTGTTGCGCTGCTGCATGAGCTGGCGCATGTCTCGCGTCGCGATTGCCTGCTGCAACTGTTTGTGCAACTGACGTGTGCAGTCTACTGGTTGAACCCGCTGATCTGGTTCGCCTCCCGCTGTGTGCATTTCGAACGGGAACGCGCCTGTGATGATATTGTCTTACAAAATGGAACCCGGGCTTCCGACTACGCCGACCAACTGCTGCAGGTGGTCTCGCGATTCCAGGCAGGTCGCAGGCTGAAATACCTGGCTGTCTCGATGGCGTCGCGCAGCGGTTTTGCAGAGCGACTGCAGGCGATTCTGCTGGAAACCCAGGATCGACGTCCGGTCCGAGTGCGGACGATGGTTGCATTGGCGATCACATTTATCGGGCTGACCGGTCTGCTGGGAGTCTTCCAGGTGGCGTTCAGCGGAACCGCCTGGGCACAACAGGCCGAGACCACTCAACGTGGCGAGCAGCAGTCTCGGGCGGAGTCGCTCAGGCAATCTTCGCAGGCACCGCAACAGCATCAGCAACAGTCTCGACAGGAGTCGCTACCCAGACAGCCGAAGCGAAGCGAATTGAAATCGATTCCCGTTGCTCCCACTCAGAAACCTTTCAAAAATGGCAGTCGTCCTGATCTGATTCAAGCCGGGAAACGGCCGGCGGTACGGTCGTTGAATGTGGTGTTTGCCCATGATCCGGGAATCGGGAATTACGATGGCATCGTGGGGCGGCCCAGTGATGTGTGGAATTCAGTGGATATTGGCACAACCGCCGTCGACTATATGCGCTATAGCGATGCCAGCCCGAGTACCGCCCGTTTGCGGGTAACCCGTCATGATGGGGAGTGGGGCATCAAGGGGCAGAGCGGTATCTTCCAGGGTTATATTTATCACAACTGTCGCTGTGTGGATCTGGAAACAAAAATTCTCGACCTTCCGGCGGGTAAGTACAAAATCTATGTCTTTGCCCACGGCGATGCGCCCGATCAGAATGCGGAGATTGAACTCAAAGTCGGCAAGCGGGTGGTTGGCAAAAAAGCGACCGCCAATGACGGAACCTGGGACTATCGGACGCAGCCTTACCGTGAAGGTCTGCAGTATGTCAGCTTCCAGTTCAAGAAGAAGGCGGGCGAAGAAGTGACACTCATCAGCCATCGCGGCCCCAGCGGTTATTCGATGTTCAATGCCATTCAGATCGTTCCATTGACCGAAGTGAAGGGGCAGCCGCAGCCAATTCCCTCTCACGCACCGCTTAAGCAGAGATAAGTATCTCGATTTCTGGCCACGCTCGACGGTTTCCCGTTTGACTGTAGCGTCTCCAAGACCGCCGGGACTGAAAATTGCAGCTCGAGAGCCACGCTGGTCAAAAGTGGCTCGCTCGGGCGGTACTGTGCTGGCTTGAAAACGGTCACTTTGATCGGAAATCATCCGCATCGGGGATTCCCCTACCACTTCGGAAGTAAAATTCGCTTTTTAACCTGCAAATTTATTCCGTACCATAGGCTGTCTCCTGTTTTTCTTTCGCGTCTCCCGTTCGATTTGAACTGCTTTTTATAGATCGCGAGACGCGATAGTTAAATGGGATGTGCTCCAGAGGATTGTATCTGTTCTTTCAGGCACGGACTCTCTCAGTTTGGCATAACATCTGCTGTTTCAGCTGTTGCGACAGTAAATCCATAGTCTCTGCTTGAGGTATTTTCGGGTCGGTCAACTCTGCGCCGTCTGGTATTTAAGACCGAACGGGGAGGCAGTTGTTGAGTAATTATTTCCAGATGAATCGCCAGGAAAAGGATCGAATCAATGCAACGAAGAAGCTTGAGTAAATTATTGATGCTCAGTTTATTAACGGGGGTACTTTGTACTTCTTTTGCCCCTGCTTTAAAGTCACAGGAAGCAGACAAGGCAAAGCCCAAGCTGCCCGATCAGACTTACATGCCTGTGGTCAAAGAGAAACCTTTTGAAGAGGTCATGCAGGCGGATGTAGAGAAAAAACCGAAGTTGATGCAGCGTCAGGAAAATCTGTTCCAAAATCGCTATGACATGAGCGATCAACCCTCTGAAACCATGATGTCCGGCGGTCGGAAAGCGGTTCAGGAGGGAGTACGCGTGAAATTGCCCGAAGGCGTGACCTGGGAACAGCTCTCGGCGGCGACTCCCGAACGCATTAAAGAGACGAATACCTTTCCGTATGGTTTCCGTCCTTTGCCGCACGCCAATCATCCGGTCGGAGGGCAGGTCTTTCCCAAGAATCAGATTGATGCGATCCAGAAGCTGGAAAACCGCGATCTGTCCCGTTTTGATGTCGACTTCGATCTGCCCGATCACCTGACCCCTGAATTTCCACCGCCGATCTTTCTCTCCAGTCGTCCCGACCTGGGAGATATTTCGCAGGGACAGGTGCTGTCGATCAAGAATTATTACAAACTGTTGAAAGGAAAAGTGACTCCCGTGCAGATGGAAGGCATGCGGCTGTTGCTGACACCGTTCCCGCAACAGCAGTTTAACCAGACAGAAGATCGCAAAGTGAAAGAAGCGAGTCTGGGAGTATCCTGCCTGGACTGTCATGTCAACGGACACACGAATGCTGCCTTTCATTTGAATCCGGATACCCGACCTCAAGCCGCTCGTTTTCGGATTGATACCGTCAGTCTGCGGGGCATGTTCAATCAACAGATACATGGCTCAAAGCGATCGTTGCGGAGCGTCGAAGATTTCAGTGAGTTCGAACAACGAACCGCCTATTTCGATGGCGACCATGTGATCGCCGCCAAGAAAGGCGTGCATCTTCCTGATCGCAGTGATGCCGTCGCGATGATGGCACAGATGCAGAATATGCTCGATTTTCCCCCGGCTCCCAAGCTGGATGTCTTCGGGAAACTGATTCCGGAAAAAGCAACTGAGCTGGAACTGCAGGGGCAGGAAGTCTTCTTTGGCAAAGGTCGTTGTGCCGAATGCCATCCGGCGCCGTTTTATCTGGACGATAAAATGCACGACCTGCATCTGGAGCGGTTCTACAAGACTGAAACGATCAGTGATCAGTACAATATGCCCGACGGTCCGATTAAAACCTTCACACTGCGTGGGATTAAAGATTCGCCCCCGTATCATCATGACGGCCGTCTGATGACGCTGGCGGACACGGTGGAGTTCTTTAACCTGGTACTGCAGACCGATCTGACGGAGCAGGAAAAGCAGGCCCTGGTCGCATTTATGAAATGCTTATAACGGAAATGGCCGGAACGGATCTGAACAAATTCGTTCCGCTGGCTGGGGCCTTCTGTTCAGACCCGGGAAGCAGAATTATCTGTTTTCCGGGTTCTTTTTTAAATAAAGGGGTCAGGAACCAAAAATAATAGGTTCCTAGTATCTCGGGTACGAGCGGCATTGGACCAGGCTTACAGAATTGATGTGGCTGGTTATATTGATAAGAGCTCATCCCTGATGGCCATCAGGGATGAGCTGCGACTTTGTAGATCGTCGAGTCCTGGGTGCTGATAGACACCGTGGGTCAGTTGGATCGCAGAGCCGCATCGTTTTCAACCCGAACAGTCGCTAGAGCCACTCAGGTGAGCTCGTATTTTACTAGGATGGGACACACGATGAAAGACTCCTCTTCAATTTCTGTGGTTGGCATTGATGTTTCTAAAGATTCACTCGATCTCTTCCATACGATTAATGGCCAGCAGCAGAAGATCGCTTATCAGCAGGATTCCCTCAAGCTGCTTGCCCGGCAGATCATCAAGCTCAACGCAACCGTCGTCATGGAAGCCACGGGTGGCTACGAAAAGAAACTGGTCAAATATTTACAGAGCCAGGGAATTGCATGTGCCGTGGTGAATCCGAAGCTGATTCGTGACTTTGCCAGAGCCTGTGGGAAGCTTGAGAAAAACGATGCCATCGACGCCAGGATCATCGCCTCTTTTGGACAGATGATGCAACCGAGGACGATGGGAAAAATCGATCGAAACAGGGAGAAACTCAAGTTGCTGGCAACTCGTCGAGAACAGGTTCAAAGTATGATTACCCAGGAATCCAATCGTCAGCAGCAAATTGAGGATCGGCAAATTCGGGCCTTCATTCAACGGGCGATCCAACTCTATCAGAAACAGCTTAAAAAACTGGACAATGAAATGCTGAAGGTCATTGAAGCCGACCAGACCATGAAACAGAAGTCCGAAATTCTGCTCTCTGCGAAAGGTGTCGGCCCGGCAACAACCGCTAACCTGATTGCCGGGCTGCCTGAACTCGGGCAACTGAATCGGCAGCAGATCGCCAAGCTCGTCGGCCTGGCTCCTCTCGTTCGGGACAGTGGCAAATTCAAAGGGCAGCGCAGAACATATGCCGGCAGAAGCCAGATACGGCGGATCCTTTATATGGCGACCTTAGTAGCCACGCGCTGGAACAGTCGCATCAAAGCATTTTACTTGTCCTTATTGGAAAGAGGTAAACCGAAGAAGCTGGCCATCACAGCCTGCATGAGAAAGTTTATCACCATCCTGAATTCCATGATGAAAAACAATCAGACGTGGGATCAAAATCTTCTTGCTTCTTGACATAATCCAAGACAGTCGCTGACCCCTTTATTTCCTTTATTTATGGTTGAGTCGGTTTGGCTGCCAGGCTGGTTTGTGATCGCTCATATTTAGGCGGATTGAGTGATTGCGGTGCCCGCTGATTTTGGAAAACAGACGAGTGGAGTGCTAATAAGCCCTTTAAAGACAGGGTTCTTATTGAATATGAGAAAAATAATGTCAGAAGAGGTTTACTGGCATACAAACTGCATTTACCCGCAATAGTCAAGCCTGGCAAATTTTAAACAATTCAATGAGATCTACAGCTAAGGAGTGAAGTCATGTTAGAGACAATTTTATTAATCATCCTGATTCTGTTTCTGCTCGGAGCCTTACCTACGTGGGGCTACAGTCGTAACTGGGGATACGGGCCCAGTGGAGGGATCGGATTGATTTTGATTATCGTTCTGATTCTGATTTTATTATAAAGCAGTTTACCTTCAATAAAGGCCGCTATGGCTTCTGCTTGCCTTTGCCGGATTTCCGGTTACGGCCTTTGAGCTGCTTTAACTGTGCGGACAACTCTTTGACGGCGTCGGCCTGCTGTGCGGAAACGTTGACGTTCTCCAGCGGGTCGGTGCTGTGATCGTAAAGCATCTGCGAGACCAGCTTGCCTTTGGGAAGCGTGTATTCGGTATATCGGAGCGTATCGGTGCGAATGGTATCGCCGTTTCTATAACGGCTGACAGCGGCCTGTTTCCATTCTGCTGTAGAGTCTTTCATCAGGCTGACGAAGCTTTGCCCTTTCAGGTGTTTCGGCTGCGGGATGTCGGCCAGATCGCAGAGGGTGGGATAGACGTCAATCGACTCCATCAGCGATGAGCGGCGTTCGCCCCCCTTGATCCCCGGTGCCCGCACGATGAGCGGGATGTGCAGCGAGCTTTCGTAGCAGCTGTGCTTGCACCAGAGTGTGTGATCGCCCAGGTTCCAGCCATGATCGCCCCAGAGGACGACGATGGTGTTGTCGCTGAGTTGCAGACGATCGAGTTCCGCCAGCAGCTTACCAATCTGCGCGTCGGTATAACTCACGCAGGCGTAATAGCCGTGAATCAGGTTGCGGGCGGTTTCTTCAGAGACCGGGCCCTTCGCGGGAATGTCGGCGTAGGCCCGCAGTTCGCCGAATCTGTGAATTGATTCTTTTGGTGCGTCCTGCGGGACTTTGTGATTGGCGGGCAACTGGATTTTGTCGTGGTCGTACAGATCCCAGTATTTCTGGGGAGCGATGAAGGGCAGATGCGGCTTGAAGAAACCGACCGCCAGGAAGAAAGGCTGCTCCTGTTTTTCCAACTGCTGCAGTTTCTCAATGGCTTTCTCTGCCAATACGCCATCCATGTACGCGTTATCGGGGACGTCGGCTGATTCCCACGCGGGCCCTTTTTTCTTGTTGCCCAGCTTCTGTCGTGCGGCGTGCTTTTCCTGGTTTTCCGGTCGCTGATACCATTGCACCCCTTTCGGTCGCCACGGCGGTTCGGACCAGCCCTGCCTGTTGTCGGCGGGGTGATGGAAGATCTTTCCCAGCGACGCCGTGTAGTAGCCGTTCTGTTTGAACTGGGTATTCATCGTCGTGGCATTCGGCGCATCGCGTTCGGCCCAGGCGAGAAAGTTGACAAAGCGATTCCGCGCAGGGCGGATGCCGGTCATCAGACTGGCCCGCGAAGCACCACAGGTGGGCACCATGCAGAACGCCCGCTCGAACAACACGCTGCTCTCGGCCAGCTTGTCGATATTTGGCGAATGAATGTGCTGCTTGCCGTAACAGGCCAGTTCGGGACGCAGATCATCGACGGCGATAAACAGGACATTGGGACGCTCTGCTGCAAAAGTGGGAGCGGCACAGCACAGCGCAAACAGCAGCAGACTCAAGCGGTACATCATCAGTGGTCCTTGAAATCGAGTGCAGGATTTAAGGGGGGGGGCGCGACATTTGCGTCAGCGAACCGACTTTCTGTGTCAGTATATCAGTCGATTCGGGGGGAGTCTTGTCTTACCTGAGAGCGGGGGCCGAAAAATGTGACTTTTCGCTGGCATTTATTTATGCCCAACTGATTACTGATTACTGATTATCGCTGTTGTTGAACCGACCAGCGGGCAAAACAATTGCCACGTTCGTTTCTTCGAAGAGAGTCCTCCAGCGGGTACAGGCCTGGCGGGACATCGCTGACGCTGATGGAGGCATTAAAACGGTTGGGGTAGTATTCCATGATTCTGTGAAGTGAATCATTCGCAGCAAAGCCGGCGACGGTCAGAAAGAATGAGGATGGTTGTTCATGGGGTATGATGCTCCCGGTGTAATCGCCGTTGACGTGGATGCGCGTGGAAGAGAATCCGGTTTTCAGGACACCTGATAAATCGGATTCAATCCAGACTTTGCTCCAATCAGAAGACTGCAGTGTGCCTTCGAGGCGGCCTCCAATAAACGTATGGCAAGAGTTATCGGCTCTGATATAACCGTCCGGCCTGACATCGCCGGTGATGATGATTTCGGAGAAGCCGCTGACATCCAGAGTGGAGTACAGATTGCCGCAGACAAGTATCGTGCCCCCTTCCGGAGCCGAGACTTGATGGAGACAGTCCCCTTCGATGATGACGGCTTGTTTCTCTTCGAGAAAGATGGCACCTGAGTCGCCCGTCCGTTTCAGCCAGGGATCGCTTTCCTTCTCGCCATGCTGCCAGTATCCCAGGGAGCGCTGGAACGCCATGTCCATGACCACATCCGCATGCGCGACACGAACTTGAGTTTCAGTAGAGACGGGCATGGTATTCTTCGCTGAATTTAGAAATGAGAAATGGATCTTGCAGCAACTAAAGTGTCAGGTCCAAAAGATCCTGGACCTGACACCGGTTGCTATCTGTTCTCACCAATTCTGAAGCAGGTTCGCTGTTGCGGTAACCTGTTTCCGGCTTTACCAGCGGCGGTACGAACTGTAATAGCTGCCGCCATAACAGCCGCCACCATATCCCCCGTAAGAGCCGCGACCCGTGCTGGCGTAGCTGGGGATGAACTGATCGAAATAGGGGGCGAGCTGGTTGCCGCCTGGGGGTGGTCTGAAGATGACGCCGCCGTCAGGAAGAGACTCAATCATTGGCGGATTTTCCGGAACAGGCTCCAGCCCAGGCTCCGCGGGAACCTGCGCGGTGTAGGAACTCATCTGCAGTGTCGTCGTGATGTCCTTCATGGGTCTGGAGCGTTTCCAGGCGCCGTTCTGATGGATCAGCCATTGGCCTTCTTCGGTCTCAAACATCCAGTGACCATTGTGGAAGTGGTAACGTGCCCGGGTCGCGTCGTCGTAATTCAGATGCGCGGTCCCTTCACGGACGATGGGATCCAGTTGGATGTTGTCATTGGCTTGGGAATCCTGTTCCGCTGCGGATAACAGCAGGGGGCTGATGGCCAGTGCCGCTGCGATGGTGAAGACTTTCAATCCCAGGTCTCTCATTGGCATTCTCCTCTATGGTTGTTCGAGTCGTTAATCGAGTAAAAAGACATTCCTGAGCAACGACTGCTATTATAGTCACGCTCGGATCGATCAGCGAAGAAAAAAGTGGATGAAAATAGAAATATCAGTTTGCCGCATGCGGTGTCATCGATCTTGATTCGCACCACGTCTGCGTTTAATACGCGACGATATTATTGGATTCGCACAGCGGAAACCGCTACACTGCTTTAAAATTACGCCCATCGTCATTGCCTTAATCGGTAGTGCCATTCAATTAAAGCCAGGAGCACTCCATGATTCGTCTGCTACTGTTTGCGATTGTGTTTGTACTGACCACTGCGGTTCAAGCGGAAGATTCGACGGAATACGATGTCAGCCTGTTCGCTTTTGACGAACACAGCATCCCGTGGAAGTCGAACCTCAAGTTGACGATGACGCCGCCGAAGAAGCATCCGGACAA is from Gimesia maris and encodes:
- a CDS encoding sulfatase, with product MMYRLSLLLFALCCAAPTFAAERPNVLFIAVDDLRPELACYGKQHIHSPNIDKLAESSVLFERAFCMVPTCGASRASLMTGIRPARNRFVNFLAWAERDAPNATTMNTQFKQNGYYTASLGKIFHHPADNRQGWSEPPWRPKGVQWYQRPENQEKHAARQKLGNKKKGPAWESADVPDNAYMDGVLAEKAIEKLQQLEKQEQPFFLAVGFFKPHLPFIAPQKYWDLYDHDKIQLPANHKVPQDAPKESIHRFGELRAYADIPAKGPVSEETARNLIHGYYACVSYTDAQIGKLLAELDRLQLSDNTIVVLWGDHGWNLGDHTLWCKHSCYESSLHIPLIVRAPGIKGGERRSSLMESIDVYPTLCDLADIPQPKHLKGQSFVSLMKDSTAEWKQAAVSRYRNGDTIRTDTLRYTEYTLPKGKLVSQMLYDHSTDPLENVNVSAQQADAVKELSAQLKQLKGRNRKSGKGKQKP
- a CDS encoding DUF3309 family protein translates to MLETILLIILILFLLGALPTWGYSRNWGYGPSGGIGLILIIVLILILL
- a CDS encoding cytochrome B6 yields the protein MQRRSLSKLLMLSLLTGVLCTSFAPALKSQEADKAKPKLPDQTYMPVVKEKPFEEVMQADVEKKPKLMQRQENLFQNRYDMSDQPSETMMSGGRKAVQEGVRVKLPEGVTWEQLSAATPERIKETNTFPYGFRPLPHANHPVGGQVFPKNQIDAIQKLENRDLSRFDVDFDLPDHLTPEFPPPIFLSSRPDLGDISQGQVLSIKNYYKLLKGKVTPVQMEGMRLLLTPFPQQQFNQTEDRKVKEASLGVSCLDCHVNGHTNAAFHLNPDTRPQAARFRIDTVSLRGMFNQQIHGSKRSLRSVEDFSEFEQRTAYFDGDHVIAAKKGVHLPDRSDAVAMMAQMQNMLDFPPAPKLDVFGKLIPEKATELELQGQEVFFGKGRCAECHPAPFYLDDKMHDLHLERFYKTETISDQYNMPDGPIKTFTLRGIKDSPPYHHDGRLMTLADTVEFFNLVLQTDLTEQEKQALVAFMKCL
- a CDS encoding M56 family metallopeptidase: MDVFWELIAFIGQPDFLLDLVIKSTAILVAAFLLTRLLQQASASVRHTVWGAALLAVLALPVINASLPKWSMGTFSLSQANAANTSQTTSAAEPVVKTIPYNAANTAASQTEIPPAVTFTTQHKIQNSRSADATFYISQAMQWLSVCWLTGVVLLCLRLAVMSVRLRSIGRQCEMVSEGRLFDILQTCRETLGCTQPVTLLVKEEWTMPMTWGMLRASILLPREAEQWSDEEIRVALLHELAHVSRRDCLLQLFVQLTCAVYWLNPLIWFASRCVHFERERACDDIVLQNGTRASDYADQLLQVVSRFQAGRRLKYLAVSMASRSGFAERLQAILLETQDRRPVRVRTMVALAITFIGLTGLLGVFQVAFSGTAWAQQAETTQRGEQQSRAESLRQSSQAPQQHQQQSRQESLPRQPKRSELKSIPVAPTQKPFKNGSRPDLIQAGKRPAVRSLNVVFAHDPGIGNYDGIVGRPSDVWNSVDIGTTAVDYMRYSDASPSTARLRVTRHDGEWGIKGQSGIFQGYIYHNCRCVDLETKILDLPAGKYKIYVFAHGDAPDQNAEIELKVGKRVVGKKATANDGTWDYRTQPYREGLQYVSFQFKKKAGEEVTLISHRGPSGYSMFNAIQIVPLTEVKGQPQPIPSHAPLKQR
- a CDS encoding BlaI/MecI/CopY family transcriptional regulator; translated protein: MSQHIELSRRERQIMDSIYSRGEATVLEIQSDLPNAPTPTAIRTMLRILMDKTIVSRHKRGREFVYAPTSPRRPEGTKALKHVIQTFFDGSFKQALAAQLTSGDDTLTDDELREMVKLIKAAREKGN
- a CDS encoding IS110 family transposase — encoded protein: MKDSSSISVVGIDVSKDSLDLFHTINGQQQKIAYQQDSLKLLARQIIKLNATVVMEATGGYEKKLVKYLQSQGIACAVVNPKLIRDFARACGKLEKNDAIDARIIASFGQMMQPRTMGKIDRNREKLKLLATRREQVQSMITQESNRQQQIEDRQIRAFIQRAIQLYQKQLKKLDNEMLKVIEADQTMKQKSEILLSAKGVGPATTANLIAGLPELGQLNRQQIAKLVGLAPLVRDSGKFKGQRRTYAGRSQIRRILYMATLVATRWNSRIKAFYLSLLERGKPKKLAITACMRKFITILNSMMKNNQTWDQNLLAS